In a single window of the Populus alba chromosome 16, ASM523922v2, whole genome shotgun sequence genome:
- the LOC118045904 gene encoding dnaJ protein P58IPK homolog isoform X2 — translation MNLVVMMSMDGVAWRGFGCTIFILHFVFVCHFLLLQPLVSASDTEAGNAAELFERASQSIKLKRYSDALDDLNAAIEADPSLSEAYIRRASILRQLCRYDESEKSYKKFLELKPGHLTADKELSQLHQARSALDTALTLLDSGDYAKSLEYVDKVVLVFSPACSEAKLLRVKLLLAVKDYSAVISETGYILKEDENNLEALLLRGRAYYYLADHDVATKHYQKGLRLDPEHSQLKKAYFGLKNLLKKTKNAEDNASKGKLRVSVEDYRAALTLDPHHLAHNVHLHLGLCKVLVKLGRGKDALTSCNEALNIDGELLEALVQRGEAKLIVEDWEGAVEDLKSAAEKSPQDMSIREALMKAEKALKMSKRRDWYKILGVSKTASVSEIKRAYKKLALQWHPDKNVDNREEAEAKFRDIAAAYEVLGDDDKRARYDRGEDMEDMGMGGGGGGNPFGGGGQQFSFHFDGGFPGGGFDGGFPGGFQFHF, via the exons ATGAATCTGGTTGTGATGATGAGCATGGATGGTGTGGCATGGAGAGGGTTCGGATGTACAATCTTTATactccattttgtttttgtttgtcaCTTCTTACTTCTCCAACCTCTTGTTTCTGCTTCAG ATACGGAAGCTGGAAATGCTGCGGAGTTGTTTGAAAGGGCTTCTCAAAGTATAAAACTTAAGCGTTACAGTGACGCACTTGATGACCTCAATGCTGCAATTGAAGCAGATCCCTCCCTCTCTGAAGCTTATATTCGTCGTGCCTCCATTCTTCGTCAGTTATGCAG ATACGATGAATCTGAAAAGAGCTACAAAAAGTTTCTGGAGCTAAAACCTGGGCATTTGACTGCGGACAAGGAACTTTCACAATTGCATCAAGCTCGGAGTGCATTGGATACTGCTTTGACTCTTTTGGATTCAGGGGATTATGCAAAATCTCTGGAATATGTTGATAAAGTTGTCCTTGTGTTTTCTCCAGCATGCTCAGAG GCCAAACTCCTCAGAGTAAAGTTGTTGTTAGCTGTTAAAGACTACTCTGCTGTCATCTCCGAGACTGGGTATATTCTCAAGGAAGATGAAAATAATCTAGAGGCACTACTGCTCCGTGGCCGTGCGTACTACTATTTAGCAGATCATGATGTTGCTACAAA GCATTACCAAAAGGGTCTTCGTCTTGATCCAGAGCATAGTCAGCTGAAGAAAGCGTATTTTGGGCTGAAAAATTTActcaagaaaactaaaaat GCAGAAGATAATGCAAGTAAGGGTAAACTACGTGTCTCAGTAGAGGATTACAGAGCAGCACTCACACTGGACCCTCATCACCTTGCACACAATGTACATCTTCACCTAGGCTTATGTAAGGTCTTGGTTAAGCTTGGCAGGGGCAAGGATGCTTTAACTAGTTGCAATGAAGCGCTCAACATTGATGGGGAGCTTCTTGAAGCTTTAGTTCAG AGAGGTGAAGCTAAACTCATAGTAGAGGACTGGGAAGGAGCTGTTGAAGATCTGAAATCAGCAGCTGAAAAATCACCTCAG GATATGAGTATCCGGGAAGCATTGATGAAGGCAGAGAAGGCTTTGAAGATGAGCAAGCGCCGGGATTGGTACAAGATATTAGGAGTTTCAAAGACTGCATCTGTATCTGAAATCAAACGTGCATATAAAAAGCTTGCTCTGCAGTGGCATCCGGATAAGAATGTTGATAATCGAGAAGAAGCAGAGGCCAAGTTCCGAGATATTGCAGCTGCATATGAG GTTCTTGGAGACGATGATAAGCGGGCAAGATATGATAGAGGAGAAGACATGGAAGACATGGGGAtgggtggaggtggtggtggcaACCCATTTGGCGGTGGTGGACagcaattttcatttcattttgatGGAGGCTTTCCTGGTGGTGGATTTGACGGAGGTTTTCCTGGTGGTTTTCAATTCCATTTTTGA
- the LOC118045906 gene encoding zinc finger protein JACKDAW has translation MMSGDAFSLPSLIAGFAQDQNNANPNPNPNPAVAKRKRNLPGTPDPDAEVIALSPKTLMATNRFICEICNKGFQRDQNLQLHRRGHNLPWKLKQRTNKEVRKKVYICPEKTCVHHDSSRALGDLTGIKKHFSRKHGEKKWKCEKCSKKYAVQSDWKAHSKTCGTREYKCDCGTLFSRKDSFITHRAFCDALADESARITSVQDTDLNFRNDTVNLPHGFSNRPGVPDIAGISQFSAGFRPDFTGMSTPGNSLGADQQKTGLSLWINQANSHITPNSNLYVPPISTGLPEMVQMVANLYSSSSSANLGNLTSSGLPHELKEEGINKANMVDTSASLYSDRIQNKQLKLAAVPMSATALLQKAAQMGSTRSNQPFFGNSYGLMSSSSSSSPTTNPICLNQNPNELYHVFQNVKQPASESLTATYSVAMSDAVMGTSSNLDQLVMQTSGNLQNDPTQLKLQRGSNSTESGLTRDFLGMSSESGRLFLPHDLAKFASISSAMSLNHFTANH, from the exons ATGATGTCTGGTGATGCCTTTTCACTACCCTCTTTAATAGCAGGGTTTGCTCAAGACCAGAATAATGCAAACCCTAATCCTAATCCTAATCCGGCCGTGGCCAAAAGGAAGAGAAATTTGCCAGGAACACCAG ATCCAGATGCTGAGGTTATTGCTTTATCTCCTAAGACTCTCATGGCAACAAACCGGTTCATATGTGAAATATGTAATAAAGGATTTCAAAGAGACCAAAACTTACAACTTCATCGAAGAGGTCACAATCTTCCATGGAAACTCAAGCAAAGGACCAACAAAGAGGTACGAAAGAAGGTCTATATTTGCCCAGAAAAGACCTGCGTTCACCACGATTCATCTAGAGCTCTAGGAGACTTAACTGGCATAAAGAAGCACTTTAGCAGAAAACATGGGGAGAAGAAGTGGAAGTGTGAGAAATGTTCAAAGAAATATGCTGTTCAATCAGACTGGAAAGCTCACTCCAAGACTTGCGGGACTAGAGAGTATAAATGTGACTGTGGGACTTTATTTTCCAG GAAAGATAGTTTTATCACACACAGAGCCTTTTGTGATGCCTTAGCTGATGAAAGTGCAAGGATCACTTCCGTTCAAGACACAGATCTAAATTTCAGAAATGACACAGTAAATTTGCCCCATGGATTTTCCAACCGGCCAGGAGTTCCAGATATCGCAGGCATCTCTCAATTTAGTGCAGGTTTCAGACCTGATTTCACTGGCATGAGTACTCCAGGAAATTCTCTTGGTGCTGATCAACAAAAGACTGGACTTTCTCTGTGGATAAATCAGGCCAATTCACACATTACTCCCAATTCAAATCTTTACGTGCCTCCGATTTCTACCGGTTTGCCTGAGATGGTGCAAATGGTAGCCAATCTCTATAGCTCATCATCCTCGGCCAATCTTGGGAATTTAACCTCATCTGGACTGCCTCATGAGTTAAAGGAAGAAGGTATTAACAAAGCCAATATGGTGGACACATCAGCTTCTTTGTATTCTGATAGAATTCAAAACAAGCAATTAAAGCTAGCTGCTGTACCCATGTCTGCGACAGCACTTCTACAAAAGGCAGCCCAAATGGGTTCTACAAGAAGCAATCAGCCTTTCTTTGGCAACAGTTATGGATTGATgagctcttcttcttcctcttctcctaCAACAAACCCCATCTGTCTCAACCAGAATCCAAACGAGCTATACCATGTCTTTCAAAATGTTAAGCAACCTGCAAGCGAGAGCCTAACAGCAACTTATAGTGTAGCAATGAGTGATGCAGTGATGGGTACATCAAGCAATCTTGATCAACTTGTGATGCAAACAAGTGGAAACCTACAAAATGACCCGACTCAGTTGAAGTTGCAAAGAGGTTCAAATTCTACTGAGAGTGGCTTAACGAGAGATTTTCTTGGTATGAGTAGTGAATCCGGTCGTCTATTTTTGCCACATGACCTAGCTAAGTTCGCTTCAATAAGTTCAGCCATGAGCTTGAACCATTTCACTGCCAATCATTGA
- the LOC118045904 gene encoding dnaJ protein P58IPK homolog isoform X1, with protein sequence MNLVVMMSMDGVAWRGFGCTIFILHFVFVCHFLLLQPLVSASVLYEFVDTEAGNAAELFERASQSIKLKRYSDALDDLNAAIEADPSLSEAYIRRASILRQLCRYDESEKSYKKFLELKPGHLTADKELSQLHQARSALDTALTLLDSGDYAKSLEYVDKVVLVFSPACSEAKLLRVKLLLAVKDYSAVISETGYILKEDENNLEALLLRGRAYYYLADHDVATKHYQKGLRLDPEHSQLKKAYFGLKNLLKKTKNAEDNASKGKLRVSVEDYRAALTLDPHHLAHNVHLHLGLCKVLVKLGRGKDALTSCNEALNIDGELLEALVQRGEAKLIVEDWEGAVEDLKSAAEKSPQDMSIREALMKAEKALKMSKRRDWYKILGVSKTASVSEIKRAYKKLALQWHPDKNVDNREEAEAKFRDIAAAYEVLGDDDKRARYDRGEDMEDMGMGGGGGGNPFGGGGQQFSFHFDGGFPGGGFDGGFPGGFQFHF encoded by the exons ATGAATCTGGTTGTGATGATGAGCATGGATGGTGTGGCATGGAGAGGGTTCGGATGTACAATCTTTATactccattttgtttttgtttgtcaCTTCTTACTTCTCCAACCTCTTGTTTCTGCTTCAG TGCTGTATGAATTTGTAGATACGGAAGCTGGAAATGCTGCGGAGTTGTTTGAAAGGGCTTCTCAAAGTATAAAACTTAAGCGTTACAGTGACGCACTTGATGACCTCAATGCTGCAATTGAAGCAGATCCCTCCCTCTCTGAAGCTTATATTCGTCGTGCCTCCATTCTTCGTCAGTTATGCAG ATACGATGAATCTGAAAAGAGCTACAAAAAGTTTCTGGAGCTAAAACCTGGGCATTTGACTGCGGACAAGGAACTTTCACAATTGCATCAAGCTCGGAGTGCATTGGATACTGCTTTGACTCTTTTGGATTCAGGGGATTATGCAAAATCTCTGGAATATGTTGATAAAGTTGTCCTTGTGTTTTCTCCAGCATGCTCAGAG GCCAAACTCCTCAGAGTAAAGTTGTTGTTAGCTGTTAAAGACTACTCTGCTGTCATCTCCGAGACTGGGTATATTCTCAAGGAAGATGAAAATAATCTAGAGGCACTACTGCTCCGTGGCCGTGCGTACTACTATTTAGCAGATCATGATGTTGCTACAAA GCATTACCAAAAGGGTCTTCGTCTTGATCCAGAGCATAGTCAGCTGAAGAAAGCGTATTTTGGGCTGAAAAATTTActcaagaaaactaaaaat GCAGAAGATAATGCAAGTAAGGGTAAACTACGTGTCTCAGTAGAGGATTACAGAGCAGCACTCACACTGGACCCTCATCACCTTGCACACAATGTACATCTTCACCTAGGCTTATGTAAGGTCTTGGTTAAGCTTGGCAGGGGCAAGGATGCTTTAACTAGTTGCAATGAAGCGCTCAACATTGATGGGGAGCTTCTTGAAGCTTTAGTTCAG AGAGGTGAAGCTAAACTCATAGTAGAGGACTGGGAAGGAGCTGTTGAAGATCTGAAATCAGCAGCTGAAAAATCACCTCAG GATATGAGTATCCGGGAAGCATTGATGAAGGCAGAGAAGGCTTTGAAGATGAGCAAGCGCCGGGATTGGTACAAGATATTAGGAGTTTCAAAGACTGCATCTGTATCTGAAATCAAACGTGCATATAAAAAGCTTGCTCTGCAGTGGCATCCGGATAAGAATGTTGATAATCGAGAAGAAGCAGAGGCCAAGTTCCGAGATATTGCAGCTGCATATGAG GTTCTTGGAGACGATGATAAGCGGGCAAGATATGATAGAGGAGAAGACATGGAAGACATGGGGAtgggtggaggtggtggtggcaACCCATTTGGCGGTGGTGGACagcaattttcatttcattttgatGGAGGCTTTCCTGGTGGTGGATTTGACGGAGGTTTTCCTGGTGGTTTTCAATTCCATTTTTGA